In Thermoflexus sp., the genomic window CGGAATCGACACGGCTTCTCCTCCGCCCTGGACTCGCAGGCGGGTCCCATCTTCCCACCGATACAGCCCCACCCAGATCTTCAATGGGGTCCTGGATAGGGACGCCGGAAGGATCACCGTTCGGGTCTCTCGGATCCGGTCGCCGGGCTGCCAGAGCCCGGTGTTGTAGGCTCCATCCATGATGCCCCCATCCCGTTGAGCGATCGGAGGAGAGGTGGGGGGCCACTGGCGGGCCTCCGCCTCTGGATAGATGTGCACAAACACGCTGTAATCCCGGGAGGGTTTCCCAAGCGCCTCCCAATCCAGGATCACGGTGAGCCGGCGTCCGCTCCGCTGGGCGATCCCCCCTTTCAGGGCGATTCCATCCTCGAAAACGGCCTGCAGATTGGATCGCATCCGATCCGCCGGTTCCGCCCACATGGCCCGATAGCGGGGGGTGTCCTCCCCGGGCCATGGATCCGGAGCGCGCATGGAGATCAGGGCTTCCCGGGGGAGCCAGCGGCGCAGAAGGGGAACCGGTTCATACTGCCATCCGACAACCAGGGCCGGAGTGAGGGGCGGCTCGGGCGGATCCTTCTCCAGGCGGCGGATGCGCACGGCCGGCTGGTTCCAGAGCAGGAACCGCATCTCCGCCCGTCCGGCCCAGAGGCGCTCCGACAGGATCACGGTGCCATGGGGATAGGTGTTCAGGAAAGATCGGATCTCATCCGCCGCTTCCCGGGAGTCGAGGGAGAAAGCGCCCCGGACGCGGGCCTGCGCCCACCAGGTGGGATCGAAGTAAGCCACCGTGTGCCAGGGGAAGCTCAGCCCCAGGCATCCCCCCAGGATCGCCGCGCGTCCCCAGGGGGCTCGGATCCATCGATCGGTGATCCCGGCGAGGGTCCAGAGGCCAGTGGCCGCCCAGAAGGCCGCCACCGGGAGCACCCCGCTGGCCCGCAGATAATGGGGCGCTTCCGTCGACAGGAAGGTGGGAAGCAACATCAGGAATCCCCAGATCGCCGTGAAGGGAGTCCGTCGTGTGGCCTGGATCCCGCCGGTGAGGAAGGCGAAGGCGAGCAGGGGATCGAAGACCGGACGGCTGTCCGTGTTGTGCCGGGGATAGTCATCGCCGCGTATGAAGAACATGCCCCCCACGCGGACCGCCTGCTCCAGGGCGACGGTGAGGGAAGAACGCTGGCTGTTGAAGGCGGAGGTCTGCTCCCCTCGCAGGGTGAAGTCTGAAGGGTGGAGGAAGAAATAAATGGCCAGGGGAGCAACGATCAGCGCGGCGCTGACCAGGAAGAGGGCGATGGCCCGGAGGGAAAACCGCCGGGGATCCTGCTGGCGTCCCAGGATCAGGCCCATAGCGATAGGGAGGATCGTCATGCGGGCGGCCAGATAGGTGTAGAACCCGCCTCCCCAGATCAGCCCAGCGATCACCCAATCCCGGCCCCGTCCGCTTCGAGCGGCCCGGGTGAACGACCACAGGGTGAGCGCTGCGGCCAGGGGGAACAATCCGGCTCGGAACCCCACCCGGCTGAGGTTCAGCGGCCAGAGCAGGAAGGCCATCAGGATCCCGCTCAACATCCCGACCTCCCAGCGCCGGGAGAGCGTCCAGGCCATGCGGAAGGTGGCTGCGACGGCGAGCAGGCCGATCATGCTGGCGGTGAGCCGCAGCGCGTAGGGGGTGGGGCCGAGGATGGCGATCGCGCCGGCGACCAGATAGATAAACAGAGGCTCGCGGCCGTTGTTCTCCGGGAAGAAGAGGGTCAGGTGCCCCTCCAGAACCCGCAGGGCATCCAGGCCATAATAGGCCTCATCGTACCAGAGCCCATAGGGAAGGTGAGGGAGATCCATCCAGCGGAGAAGCGCGGCCAGCCAGAGCAGCCCGACCATCGCCCCCCAGTGGGTCCATGTGCGGCGAGGCATCGCGGGCTCCGACAACGGTTTCGCCGAACCTCATTCGCTTTGGCGCATAGGGAATCAGGGAGTGGGGCCGCTGAAGGCGACCCCACTCCCCCCCGAACCTTCTCCGCTCTCCTCCCCGCGACCCGAAGCCGGGGGAGGAGAGCGGGAACTCAAAACAGCGCGACTTCCCCGGCGATGATCTTGCGACGCACCTCATGGATGTTGGATAGATGTTCATCCACAATCGCGCGCACGGCTTCCTGGAGCCCCGGGGTAAGCGAGCCGGAACGGACCCGGACGGCGGCGTTGGCGATGAGGGGCTGATCGAGCGGTTTGCCGATCTGGGAGAGAAGATACACGGTCGCTTCCTGGATCTCCGGAAGGCGGGCCACGATGTCGCGGGCGATCTCCAGCGCCAGCACATTGTAGACTTTCCCGACATGGGAGATCGGGTTCTTCCCCGCAGCGGCCTCCAGACTGGTGGAGCGGAAGGGGGTGATCAGGCCTGTGATGCGGTTCCCCCGGCCAACGGCCCCATCGTCGCCCATTTCCGCGCTGGTGCCCGTCAGCGTCAGATAGAAGTCCCCTCGCTTGGCGTGATCCGCGGTGTTCACATCCACCCGCACCGTCCGCCCTTCCAGGGCCGGCAGGCTGGAGACGAAGCGCTGGAGCGCCTCCTGGACGCCGCGTTTGGCCTCCTCGTATTCGGCGGGATCGTGGACGCGGGTGGCGATGAAGGGCACGGCCACCGTCAGGATGACCTGATTCCCCTGGCGCAACCCCATCACCTTGACGTCCTCGCCGATGGGGAACTGGTTGATCAGCTCGTAGTTCAGATAATGGGTGGCCTGATAGACCGCTTCCTCCAGGCCGCTGCGAGGCCAGTGGGCGACGCCGAAACTGGTGTCATTGGCCGTGACCTGATGGACGATATCGATGAGCTCGCTGGCGCCGCGCCCGGCGAAGCAGTCGATAATGACGTGCTTTACCGGATCCAGGTAGCGCATGGTCTCCCGCAGGTAAGCTCGCGCGGCCTCGATGGCGATGGTCTCCATGGGGATCGCCTGGCCGTTGTAAAAGGGGGTCCCGCGGCCGGCGATCTGGATCCGGATGGGCTTGAGCAGCTCCCCGCCGCCGAAGCGGACGGAGACCTCACCGGCGACCAGCTGGACCTTATCGAAGTTATGATGAAGGGCGCCGCCAAGGTGCTCCTCACACCAGCGGGTGTATTCCCGGCTGATGCGCTCGGCGATCCCATCGCACAGGCTATCGGGATGCCCGATGCCTTTCCGTTCGACGATCTCCACCGGAAGAGTTTCAATGTAAGGGCCGCTGGCCTCGGAAACCACGATATTGCGCATCAGAGTCCTCCTTCTGTTTAGATAGGGGCTGAAGCCAGGCGGAACGCCGAAGGCGTCCCACACCTCACGCCGCTCGCTATCCGCAGCGATCTCACGCCCAGCAGGGTCTGTTCCGTGACAATAAAATGCCCCTCCGGGAGGAGGGGCGGAACAAAACAAAAGCCTCTTCTGGGAAGAAGAGGCCGATCGCCGCTGCGGGCCACCTCATCTCCCAGACAGACCGTCTGCCGGACTTGGCACCATCCCCACGAGCGCTCCGCCG contains:
- a CDS encoding ArnT family glycosyltransferase, with protein sequence MPRRTWTHWGAMVGLLWLAALLRWMDLPHLPYGLWYDEAYYGLDALRVLEGHLTLFFPENNGREPLFIYLVAGAIAILGPTPYALRLTASMIGLLAVAATFRMAWTLSRRWEVGMLSGILMAFLLWPLNLSRVGFRAGLFPLAAALTLWSFTRAARSGRGRDWVIAGLIWGGGFYTYLAARMTILPIAMGLILGRQQDPRRFSLRAIALFLVSAALIVAPLAIYFFLHPSDFTLRGEQTSAFNSQRSSLTVALEQAVRVGGMFFIRGDDYPRHNTDSRPVFDPLLAFAFLTGGIQATRRTPFTAIWGFLMLLPTFLSTEAPHYLRASGVLPVAAFWAATGLWTLAGITDRWIRAPWGRAAILGGCLGLSFPWHTVAYFDPTWWAQARVRGAFSLDSREAADEIRSFLNTYPHGTVILSERLWAGRAEMRFLLWNQPAVRIRRLEKDPPEPPLTPALVVGWQYEPVPLLRRWLPREALISMRAPDPWPGEDTPRYRAMWAEPADRMRSNLQAVFEDGIALKGGIAQRSGRRLTVILDWEALGKPSRDYSVFVHIYPEAEARQWPPTSPPIAQRDGGIMDGAYNTGLWQPGDRIRETRTVILPASLSRTPLKIWVGLYRWEDGTRLRVQGGGEAVSIPVEEIAMSPPRPSEAR
- a CDS encoding methionine adenosyltransferase; translation: MRNIVVSEASGPYIETLPVEIVERKGIGHPDSLCDGIAERISREYTRWCEEHLGGALHHNFDKVQLVAGEVSVRFGGGELLKPIRIQIAGRGTPFYNGQAIPMETIAIEAARAYLRETMRYLDPVKHVIIDCFAGRGASELIDIVHQVTANDTSFGVAHWPRSGLEEAVYQATHYLNYELINQFPIGEDVKVMGLRQGNQVILTVAVPFIATRVHDPAEYEEAKRGVQEALQRFVSSLPALEGRTVRVDVNTADHAKRGDFYLTLTGTSAEMGDDGAVGRGNRITGLITPFRSTSLEAAAGKNPISHVGKVYNVLALEIARDIVARLPEIQEATVYLLSQIGKPLDQPLIANAAVRVRSGSLTPGLQEAVRAIVDEHLSNIHEVRRKIIAGEVALF